From Candidatus Neomarinimicrobiota bacterium, the proteins below share one genomic window:
- a CDS encoding KTSC domain-containing protein, with product MERKAVESSNLASVGYDEHEEILEIEFQHGGVYQYFDVPKKVYEELMSADSHGIYFNANIRNKYIDHKM from the coding sequence ATGGAAAGAAAAGCAGTTGAATCATCGAATTTGGCATCGGTAGGTTATGATGAGCATGAGGAAATTCTGGAAATTGAATTTCAGCATGGAGGCGTCTATCAGTATTTTGATGTCCCCAAAAAGGTTTATGAGGAATTGATGAGTGCAGATTCACACGGGATATATTTTAACGCTAATATCCGTAATAAATATATTGATCATAAAATGTGA
- a CDS encoding WYL domain-containing transcriptional regulator, translating to MPDVSQKKRLIRILELLSSGKAVSAAVLKKEFGDSVTVRTLQRDLQDIADILPLDNRTVRGREQEFVLPRYYRGMILPVIHQNEMLAFHYLKSFIKTLKTSAIAKDIEALEKKLETLVPGDVILPSTCTDEELVYDQNKGYFDYSDYDHILNRVIQAIGDKAWIDMDYFPVDADKSRTLTIFPHRIYTYRGSLYMLATVYHYEKPVSFLVHYIKAISKSEKKTGTRPSFSPEDFTVSRFGVFSGEPEHVKINISKDIRRHFIGRIWHESQTLTENHDGSLTLTLDVPIVPDFISWILSWGVGMKVLEPEGLVKKMREIGKELCKLY from the coding sequence ATGCCGGATGTGTCACAGAAAAAACGCCTGATCCGTATATTGGAACTGTTAAGCAGCGGCAAAGCCGTATCGGCGGCGGTGTTAAAGAAAGAATTCGGGGACAGTGTCACCGTACGGACCCTTCAGCGGGACCTGCAGGATATTGCGGATATTCTTCCTCTGGATAACCGGACTGTCCGGGGACGTGAGCAGGAGTTTGTTTTACCCCGCTATTACCGGGGGATGATCCTTCCCGTCATTCATCAAAATGAAATGCTGGCCTTTCACTATCTCAAATCCTTTATTAAAACACTTAAGACCAGTGCCATTGCCAAAGACATTGAAGCCCTGGAAAAGAAACTGGAAACCCTGGTTCCGGGGGATGTGATCCTTCCCTCCACGTGTACAGATGAAGAACTGGTCTATGATCAGAACAAGGGATATTTTGACTATTCGGATTACGATCATATTCTGAACCGTGTGATTCAGGCGATCGGGGATAAAGCCTGGATAGATATGGATTACTTCCCGGTGGATGCCGACAAGAGCCGAACACTGACCATCTTTCCCCATCGGATTTACACCTACCGCGGTAGTTTATACATGTTGGCTACGGTTTACCATTATGAAAAGCCGGTTTCTTTTCTGGTTCATTACATCAAAGCAATAAGTAAAAGTGAAAAGAAAACCGGGACACGGCCTTCCTTCTCCCCGGAAGATTTTACCGTCAGCCGGTTTGGTGTCTTCTCCGGTGAACCTGAACATGTGAAAATTAACATTAGCAAAGACATCCGACGTCACTTCATCGGCCGAATCTGGCATGAATCGCAAACCCTTACTGAAAACCATGACGGATCCCTCACCCTCACCCTGGATGTCCCCATTGTGCCCGATTTTATCAGTTGGATTTTGAGCTGGGGAGTGGGTATGAAAGTGCTGGAACCGGAGGGGTTGGTGAAGAAAATGAGAGAAATCGGGAAAGAATTGTGCAAGTTATATTAA